A stretch of DNA from Arthrobacter globiformis:
GCCTGCCGAGGGGGATGATCAGCGGGGTGCCGGACACCGGGTCCGGGACCACCCGGGATTCCAGTCCGAAAACGCTCCGGACCAGCTCCTCGGTGATCACGCTGGACGATGTGCCCTCGGCCACGATCTGCCCGGCCTTCAGGGCGATGACATGGTCGGCGTAACGCGCGGCAAGGTTGAGGTCGTGCAGCACGATCGCGACGGTAGTGCCGCGCTGGCGGTTGAGGTCGGTGACCAGGTCCAGCACCTCAACCTGGTGCGCCAGGTCCAGGTACGTGGTGGGCTCGTCGAGCAGCAGCACGTCCGTTTCCTGGGCGAGCGCCATGGCGATCCATACCCGCTGCCGCTGTCCGCCGGAGAGCTCGTCGACGTTCCGCCCGGCGAGCTCCAGCGTTTCGGTCGCTTCCAGCGCGCGCTGCACGGCGGCGTCGTCCTTCTCCGACCAGCTGCGGAAGAAGCCCTGGTGCGGGTACCGCCCGCGGCCCACCAGGTCACGGACGGTAATGCCGTCCGGCGCCGTCGGGTGCTGCGGGAGCAGGCCAAGGGTGCGGGCCAGCTCGCGCGCCGGGCGGGAGTGGATGTCCTTGCCGTCGAGGGTGACGGTGCCGCCGGCCGGCTTCAGGAGCCGGGACAGGCCGCGCAGGAGCGTGGATTTCCCGCAGGCGTTGGCGCCCACGATCATGGTCACCCTGCCCTCGGGGATCTCCGCCGTGAGGTTTTCCACGACCCGGCGCTGATCGTACTGCAGCGTGAGGTCCCGGGCTTGCAGAACAGCCATCAGGCATCCTTTCGGTTGGACTTGACCAGGAGCCACAGCAGGAACGGGGCACCGAGGGCACCGGTGACGACGCCGACCGGCAGGACGGTGCCGTCCAGCAGCAGCGGGGCAATGTTGGCGGCGAAGTAGTCCGCCGCCAGGACGATCAGGGCGCCCACCAGGGCCGACGACGGGAGGCTGGAGCGGCCGGTGAAACGGCGCGCGATGGGGCCGGCAAGGAAGGCGACGAAAGCCACCGGCCCGGCCGCCGCCGTCGCCACTGACGCCAGCGCGACGGCAGTGAGCACCAGACCCAGCCTGGTGGCACCCACCCGCACGCCGAGTCCCGCGGCGGCGTCGTCCCCCAGTTCGAGGATGCGCAGCGGCCCGGCCAGCACGGCGGCGGCCGGAACCAGGACCATCAGCGCCAGGGCCAGCACGCCCGCACGGTCCCAGCTGGCGGAGTTGAGCGAGCCGTTGATCCAGATCAGCGCCTCCGCGGCGGTGCGGATGTCGGCCCGGGTCATGAGGAAGCTGACCATGGCGTGCAGCGCGGCGGCGATGCCGACGCCGGCGAGGATGAGGCGGCTACCGGCGGCGTTCCCGCGGCTGCCGCCTCCGAGACCCAGGGATCCGCTGCGGGAAATGCCGTAGATCAGTGCCGCCACAGCCATCGCACCGCCCAGGGCAGCACCGGACACCGCGGCACCCGAGGCACCGAAAACCACGATGGCCAGGACCGCTGCGGCGCTGGCGCCGTAGCTGATGCCGATCACGTCCGGGCTGGCCAGCGGGTTGCGGAGCATGGTCTGGAACAGCGCACCCGAGAGCCCGAAGGCCAGGCCGATCAGCGTGCCGATGACCGCCCGTGGCAGCTTGGCCTCCATCACGATGAAGCTGGCGCCGGGGATCTTCTCGCCGCCGGTGAAGTGGGCGGCGAGGATTTTGAAGAAGTCGGGGATGGTCACGGTGTAGCTGCCCAGCAGGATACTGGCGGCCAGCAGAAGCACGACGCCGGCGGCCAGTACCACCGTACGGTTCAGCAGCCTCGGGTTCACCAGCCGCCGGTTCGAAGCGCGAACGGGCAGATAATGCCCGGTTTCCGGGGTTCTGCGGGCATTACCTGCCCGTTCGCGCATGGGGGTAGGGGCCTTCGGAGTCACAAGCCTGCCCCCTTGCCGCGGCGGACCAGCCACACGAAGACCGGCGCGCCGACCAGTGCCGTCATGATGCCGGCCGGGACCTCGCCGGGAAGCAGGATCACGCGGCCCACGACGTCGGACACGAGCAGCAGCGCGGGCGCGAGCACGGCGGAGAACGGCAGGATCCAGCGGTAATCGGGGCCGGTCAGGGAGCGGACGGCGTGCGGGACAACGAGGCCCACGAATCCGATGGGGCCAGCCAGCGCGGTCGCCGACCCACACAGCAGGACGATGCCCAGCGCGGTGACCGCCCGCGCCAGGCCGACGTTCTGGCCCAGGCCCCGGGCGACGTCGTCGCCGAGCGCCAGGCTGTTGAGGACCCGTCCGGCCAGGAGCACGATCAGTGCCCCCACGATGAGGAACGGCAGGCCGGGCAGCACCACGGACCAGTCGCGCCCCGCAATGCCGCCTACCTGCCAGAACCGGAAGCGGTCCAGAGTGTCCTGGCTGGAGACCAGGATGACGTTCATGAGGGAGAACAGCCCCGCGCTCAGGGCGGCGCCCGCGAGGGCGAGCTTGACCGGCGTCGCACCGTCCCGGCCCATGGACGCGATGAGGTAAACGACGACGGCGGCAGCAGCCGCGCCGATGAAGGCGAACCAGATGTAGCCGGTCAGGGAGGAGACGCCGAAGACGTAGATTCCGGTGACCACGGCCAGGGCGGCGCCGGCGTTGACGCCCATGATGCCCGGGTCCGCCAGCGGGTTGCGCGCCACGCCCTGCATGGCGGCACCGGCCAGGCCCAGCGCCGCACCGGCGAGCAGGCCCAGGACGGTCCGCGGGATCCGGGCGTGCACCACGGCGTGGTCACCGTCCGCCGGGTTGAACTGGGACAGGGCCTGCCACACGGTTTCCAGGGACAGGCCCCGCGCGCCGACGGCAAGTGAGGCGCAACAGACAACAACGAGCACGACGACGGCGGCCAGCAGCCAGGCGGTGCGCGGCCCGCGGACCTTGCGCGCAGGCTGGGCGCGAACGGACAGTTGGGGCCCAATGGCTGCGGCCGCAGGGGCCCCAAGTGTACGTTCGCGCCGGGTGGCGGGGGCCGGCGTCGTGCTCGGTGTCATCAGAGGTTGCTTACTTGACCGGGCTTACTTGGCCGCGGCAGTGGCTTTATCCGCTGCGCTCGCCAGCTGCGGCAGGAACGTGTCCAGCGACCACGGCAGGCTCAGCGGCGAGGAGGCCGAGATGGACAGGGTGAGCGTGTTGTCCGAATCCGCCACCATGGCGCCGTTCTTGATGGCCGGGATCTGGCCCAGCAGCGGGTCTGCCTTGATGGATTCCGTGGTCTTGGCGTCCGGAACCCAGGTCACGAAAATGTCGGACTCGAGCTCGTTGGCCTTTTCAGCGGACCACGGGATGAAGAACTCCTTGGACCCCTTCGAGTTCTCCTCCACCACCGGGGCAAGCTTCATGCCGATCTCGCTCAGGAAACGCGGGCGGTTGTCGTTGGCGGTGTACACGTTCACGCCGTCGCTCTTGGCCGGTTCGAGGTTTCCGTAGATGTAGCTCTTGCCCGCGAGCTGCGGGTAGGCGGAGACCTTGTCCTTGATGGTGGCTTCGGTGTCGGCGATCAGCTTCGTGGCCTCGGCTTCCTTGCCCAGCGCCTTGCCGATGATGCTCGTGGAGTCCTGCCAGGACGTGCCGTAGGCCAGCTCGGGATGCGCAACCACGGGGGCGATTTCGCTGAGCTTCTTGTAGTCCTCCTCCGTCAGGCCGGAGTAGGCACCCAGGATGACGTCCGGGTTGAGCTTGGCGATTTCGGTGAAGTTGATGCCGTCGGCCTCGGAGAACTGGGCCGGCGCCTTGTCCGAACCGAAGCCCGCGCCGAGCTTCTCCAGCGCGGCGTCCTTCCACGGTGTGGAGCCCTTGGCGTTGCCGCCCCATTCGTTCTTGGGCACGCCCACCGGAACCACGCCCAGCGCGAGTGCGACGTCGTCGTTGACCCAGGAGACGGTGACGACGCGCTTGGGCTGCTCCTTGATGGTGGTTTCACCAAAGACGTGCTTG
This window harbors:
- a CDS encoding ABC transporter ATP-binding protein codes for the protein MAVLQARDLTLQYDQRRVVENLTAEIPEGRVTMIVGANACGKSTLLRGLSRLLKPAGGTVTLDGKDIHSRPARELARTLGLLPQHPTAPDGITVRDLVGRGRYPHQGFFRSWSEKDDAAVQRALEATETLELAGRNVDELSGGQRQRVWIAMALAQETDVLLLDEPTTYLDLAHQVEVLDLVTDLNRQRGTTVAIVLHDLNLAARYADHVIALKAGQIVAEGTSSSVITEELVRSVFGLESRVVPDPVSGTPLIIPLGRHHADPKVPTTTLEMAS
- a CDS encoding FecCD family ABC transporter permease; the encoded protein is MRERAGNARRTPETGHYLPVRASNRRLVNPRLLNRTVVLAAGVVLLLAASILLGSYTVTIPDFFKILAAHFTGGEKIPGASFIVMEAKLPRAVIGTLIGLAFGLSGALFQTMLRNPLASPDVIGISYGASAAAVLAIVVFGASGAAVSGAALGGAMAVAALIYGISRSGSLGLGGGSRGNAAGSRLILAGVGIAAALHAMVSFLMTRADIRTAAEALIWINGSLNSASWDRAGVLALALMVLVPAAAVLAGPLRILELGDDAAAGLGVRVGATRLGLVLTAVALASVATAAAGPVAFVAFLAGPIARRFTGRSSLPSSALVGALIVLAADYFAANIAPLLLDGTVLPVGVVTGALGAPFLLWLLVKSNRKDA
- a CDS encoding FecCD family ABC transporter permease, which codes for MTPSTTPAPATRRERTLGAPAAAAIGPQLSVRAQPARKVRGPRTAWLLAAVVVLVVVCCASLAVGARGLSLETVWQALSQFNPADGDHAVVHARIPRTVLGLLAGAALGLAGAAMQGVARNPLADPGIMGVNAGAALAVVTGIYVFGVSSLTGYIWFAFIGAAAAAVVVYLIASMGRDGATPVKLALAGAALSAGLFSLMNVILVSSQDTLDRFRFWQVGGIAGRDWSVVLPGLPFLIVGALIVLLAGRVLNSLALGDDVARGLGQNVGLARAVTALGIVLLCGSATALAGPIGFVGLVVPHAVRSLTGPDYRWILPFSAVLAPALLLVSDVVGRVILLPGEVPAGIMTALVGAPVFVWLVRRGKGAGL
- a CDS encoding iron-siderophore ABC transporter substrate-binding protein; translated protein: MTSPLFPGRSAVPGGSAAAGTTRRSLLKTAGKATAVLAAAALSLTACSTGPASTASEASTTSSASAQFPVTLKHVFGETTIKEQPKRVVTVSWVNDDVALALGVVPVGVPKNEWGGNAKGSTPWKDAALEKLGAGFGSDKAPAQFSEADGINFTEIAKLNPDVILGAYSGLTEEDYKKLSEIAPVVAHPELAYGTSWQDSTSIIGKALGKEAEATKLIADTEATIKDKVSAYPQLAGKSYIYGNLEPAKSDGVNVYTANDNRPRFLSEIGMKLAPVVEENSKGSKEFFIPWSAEKANELESDIFVTWVPDAKTTESIKADPLLGQIPAIKNGAMVADSDNTLTLSISASSPLSLPWSLDTFLPQLASAADKATAAAK